The segment TTttaaaaagataaatattaaaaGGTAAGAGATTTTAAAAGGGTTTCTAGATGCTCCCTTGGCGAGTTATAAAAAGACACTTTGAGTCTCTATTGGGTATGCTTAGTTTACTCTTTCTCTAGTATAGCTCGCAAAGATTTTAGATTTTAGTTGAGAAGCCCTAGTATGGAAACCCTAAAGTTTGAAGGAATTGGATGAAAACCTAGTTTCATTCTTGAAGCAGTTTCAATTAGCATTCGCGGTTGCATTGTATTGATGATCTTAGATTTTGAATGGTTTATTAGAGATTTCATAGGGGGGTTGAAagtaagtttgataaatttatgaaGTCGTTTTAAGAGACAAATTTGTAGGTTGGAGATTAATACTGTTTTTTTCTCTATTTATTCCATGAGCATTATATTGCCTCTGGTAATGATAtactttcaatatgaatgaatcgaTTCATAAAGTCCAATGATGAATAAAAAGCTTTAATATTTCATTTGAGCATATGGAATATTTTTAATGCCTTGGcaagagtttgtgaagttctaaatACGTTACTTGATTATATTATAAGTCTAATGCTTTTGTTTGAGGCatgagatttatatatttttttggttcTTTATTAATACATTAGAATCACACCTAGTATTTGGCATTGAAATTACTTATGGTTTGACATGGTGAGAAAGTTTTAATAATGTGGAATTTATTCAAGTATTATCTCTTTTTAGCTCTACAACATCTTGACATATGcttattccatcttgtgcatagataCCAACCCAAATAGTGAATTAACCATGTTGATGTTGTGCTATAGTAATTTTATGTGGGCCACATTAAGAGTACACTTGATGATACTTATATATTCAATCAAAATGGTATGCACCCCAACAAATATAGACCGTGCAATAGTACTCCCTTTCTTGTCGTAAATTGACAAGTTCAACTGTCAACCCATGATAATTCAAACTATAATAGTCCATTACAAGAAGTAAAGACTCAATGATTTTGGGTGGGTCAATAGACAATTCAATTGGCTccacctcataggaccacaaacaaCACCTTAATCGCACATCCCATTGGTGTCATCAACAACTAGATGTCACCTCATCATCCAACTCAAAGAGTGGATTTTAGAAAGTCAAATTAGCACTCATAACAAACAATGGGCTATCAATAAACTTAAAAGTTATTACCACTTTCTAATTCAAACCAACCATCCTAACgtccaaaatttgaacatgtcaaattaggactctacttgaagctaaagtcttcttagatttattcaagatcttcaaTCACCTACTTGAGTTCCTTGGCCCTTTCTTTCTATTCCTACTCCATGAATGGTTCAGTAACAACAAGCTAATATTTCTGCAATATTCTTAGCTTCAATTTATaatgtaatatttaattttatttatcaattggaCCACATATGTGATTGAGTGTCCAAGCCTCTTGACATGTGAAACATCACTTCTCTTTTTACTCCTATCTATTTTTATGGGATCTTGTATGTTGTAAACCAAAAGGAATCACTTCCTATTTTGTCAACTGGTTTTGAAGCTTCTCAATTTTTTACTCTACTAATTTTTATGAGAACCTACGAGCTATATGTGAGACATCTTGTTCCATTCTAAAAATGGCCAAAAATTAGAATTGTACCTTCTTAGAgatatcatcatcttcatttgaAATCAAGCAAAAAATAGTTAACATGGATGCCTTAACATTTTATGCATGATGTTTTTTAATTTTCGTAAAGAATCATTGGaacattcaaataattaaattattgcAATTGAGATCAATAAAAATAACAAATGATCTCACCTTATCCATAACTTTTAAACTTTGagccctcttatcaaaagaagggctTCTGGTACCACACAACCCATGAAATCCTTTAATAATAatctataaaatcatcatcattatatcattATTATGACAAGAGGCAACTTCAAGTCTTAATCCTGATGAGGATGTTCCATAAGCTTCCGTTGGACCAATTCAACATCCTGCAATATAATTGTTCTACATTAGACAAACATAATTCCAATTACATttgcttgataagaaaattatctAGAAATTGGAGACTCCAACTTTATTCCAATCATTAAGAGCCAAATTTCCACTTTTCTTTCTATAGTTTCctaggttgaatacacttcatcaAATCACTGAAATATTTTGATAAGTGACCCACAATCTAATTTTCTTTAGATGCAATAATATACCAAGTTTGAATGTTTTCCAAAATGTCATGCAACTCAAGAAACTTTAATAGATGGTAGTCTCCCAATAGGTTGGCAAGACCACTAGCTCTAATACCATAAGTTTTATAAATAGCGACGTTTTAAAATACTCatatacatcttgtgtgttttttAATTGTACTTCCAATAAGGTAAATGATTTATTTCTTAGTCCAACCTTTACTTTTATGGTTCTTCCTTCAAGTGGAGCTTGATACTCATTTTGCACAAAAAATAGacattatattatgtaatatttaaaGGGGAGGAGGATAGTGAATAGATCATGGTTTTATTTATATACATCCTACAATTTGCTACTCAAACACTAGCTTATTTCTATTTTAGGCTAACTTTTATGTATAAAAATCTGATTCGTTCTTAAATTTTTTATCCTACTAGAATTGAAACTTTTAGGGTCCTATTTCCAAAAGTCCTCTATAATCTCTAGGTTGAATTACGTTAACTTGAATCTTAGGAGGTTCAAGATTTGCTTCCCATTCTTTTTATTGTACCCCCATCCAAATAGAAGTGGATCTAAAATAAAGAACGTTTCCTTTTTTAAAAACTCCATACATATTGAGTAATATTGCTAAGTTATTGTAAAAATTCTATGGATAACAATCTATCTATGAGAAATTTGGTAAGCCGAAAGGATTACTAATAATTGTGCAATATTATCATTGTATGTTGTTGTCTAAGGAACGAGTCCAAAAAACTAAAAAGTATTAGTAGATTTTGGAGATTGCATGTGTCCAAACCGAATCTATGGTCATCTTTAGCAAGTCCATGAAATTTCGTATGTAGGCTGATTGCAAAAATACTAGGCAAAAAGTGGcattttaataaatgattaaatatataAGAAAGAAAGAGTACTTAAGAAATTATTGTCCAATAAAATTGGCTAGTTGATATTGTATTATAGTTTCCTTGGATTATACATAATTGATTTCAAGGATTTGGTATTCAGCTCATGTAAAGCTGCTAACTTAAAATCATACACTTGTCATTCACGATTTAATCAAAAACTGAAATCAAGAATAAAAAATGCATCCTTTATATTTTGTTGATAGCTGATAAGATTGATTGGTAAAGAAGGAAGCTCAATATTTTCACCATCGCAATTTAGTTCCTTATCAAGAAAGTTAACTTGATTCTTTGTAGTCCCTTATGTCTTCTTCAAGCTCTCATAAATTAAATGCAATGCCTCCCCATCATGGGGAAGTTGCGGCATTACCATAGTAGCCTCCACAATAATTGTCACATCCCTAGACAATCATTGTTTTAGAATTATAACGTGTTGGATGTATACTTGTATAATCTTAAAGTATGGGTGCAATTGAGCGACAATAAAATGTGCTAGTGTAGAGCTATATACCTAGAAACCAAATACTTGGTAATCTCATAATTATAGATAGTATGACATGCATACATGCAATCCTCAACTAAAGTTCTCagtagatttagatagcactagaaCATTGATATTGTCACTAATTCTGAGGATTAGAGAAAGATTTGAGAACTTACCCTTGTTGactatttttacaaattttgtatGAAGGTATTTTGGGCTACAACAGAGCTGAGGCGTATTATCTCTTGTTTAATAGCAATGTTCATAATTAAAATCAATACTGATTTACGCGTACTTTATTATCTATCAGATTACTGATGACACGTGATTGTATTCTATGACAATCAAAAGCTAATTTGTATCATCCACAGCTATGAACTCCTGCATAGTTGATTTCATTTCACGCTTAAGGTTAAGCTTTGAAGTTAAATTAATTCAATAATGAATGTGACAACATGTTAAATATATGCATCCAGATAAAAAGAATAATTCAATAACCAGCACAGTTGTGGTGACATTGCAGCGCACAACGTTGGACGTTGATGTCATCTGGAGTTGAGTGAGACATGAATTATTCCTCTTCTGATGGCTGCGTCCATTTGCCATCTGGACCTTTAACGAGGCGCAATAAATCACAGCTCTTATTAACCAGAGCATGATCTCTTCCACTCCAAGAAAACGGCTGCTTACTTCCAATGTACCCGTCCAGTAAATGCAAGTAAAGCTCTAAATTATGAAAGTAGGCAAGATTATGGGTGTGCTGAATGAATGGAGAATTGTTGTGTAAAGGAAGCTCGACGCCAACATGAAAGTATGTCCACGGAAGCCAATGCAGCAATTTGCTGAGGCATCCCACGTTCTCGTTCATACAAACTCCGGGCACTTTGGGAACCAGGTCACGCTTGTTCACAAACCTCAGCACTTTCACTCCAATCTCCTCCACCCGTTTAGCAAACGCAAGATTTCCCACCCGGGGAGAGGCAAAAGCGAAGACGGTGACGGGAATTTGATGAAAATTATGCTTGGTGAAAAGCATTTGTTTGATATCATAAGCGCTCAAGGTTGCAAGAGCAGCTCCTAAGCTGTGTCCCGTAAATGTTATCCTTAAATTGTCCATCTCTTTTTCATAAACTTGAATCAATCGTTCTATCTCTGAGACTACCAAATCTCTGGTGCTGATGTTCACAGTGGCTCCTGCAGCGCCTTGACGGTGACGGACAGTTGAAGTATAGCAGCTCAGGAATCCTCTCTCAATTAGTACTCCATCCGCGAAATGATGCTCTTGGTTTTTGCCTGTCCTCTTGCATCTATAGGATAATCTTGTAGGTACAAGAATATCTCTCAGGTCTTCTATCCATTCTTCAGCAGTCTGAGTTCCTCTCCATGCAATCACTATGTCTCGTCGTCCAAGCCTTCTTATCTCATTTGGATCCGTGCAAACTGCAATAAAACCCAACCAAACACCTTGGTCTTTTGGTTTCTCACCAAAAACTTGATTTAACAGATTAGCATTGGCGTAAACATATTTAGTGACTTGGTAGCCACTTTCAGACATGCCCATCTTATTGAACAGATCTCTTTTTCTGTGATAACATGTGCCGTAGTTTTTGGAGTAGCTTTTGCCATCAAATGCGTCGTAACAAAGCTGTGCCAAATTCCCATATCCGAGAGCTTCAGCTTTCAAATTGGGAACCATGGGATCAAGCAAACCATTCAATTATGGgcaccttgtatatctctccataCGTCACATAGCTGAGGCTGCGTTGAGTTAGTTTGGGAACTGGGTAATAATACAGCATTATCTT is part of the Cryptomeria japonica chromosome 10, Sugi_1.0, whole genome shotgun sequence genome and harbors:
- the LOC131859047 gene encoding phospholipase A1-Igamma1, chloroplastic-like, translated to MVPNLKAEALGYGNLAQLCYDAFDGKSYSKNYGTCYHRKRDLFNKMGMSESGYQVTKYVYANANLLNQVFGEKPKDQGVWLGFIAVCTDPNEIRRLGRRDIVIAWRGTQTAEEWIEDLRDILVPTRLSYRCKRTGKNQEHHFADGVLIERGFLSCYTSTVRHRQGAAGATVNISTRDLVVSEIERLIQVYEKEMDNLRITFTGHSLGAALATLSAYDIKQMLFTKHNFHQIPVTVFAFASPRVGNLAFAKRVEEIGVKVLRFVNKRDLVPKVPGVCMNENVGCLSKLLHWLPWTYFHVGVELPLHNNSPFIQHTHNLAYFHNLELYLHLLDGYIGSKQPFSWSGRDHALVNKSCDLLRLVKGPDGKWTQPSEEE